The following nucleotide sequence is from Salvia splendens isolate huo1 chromosome 2, SspV2, whole genome shotgun sequence.
GGTTCAATTATAATGTATTTCAACCATTTTCTTTTGCTCATTTTAGCAGTTATTAATATTGAAAGAAAATGCATGTACGAGAAAATCTGGTGTTTGCACATTGATATATTGTGTTGGGATGAGAAGATATAAACAAAAATAGTGTTGAATAGAAAAGAAAGGCaaagataaaaacaaaatgCAGAAAACCATAGTTGTGTGGCTTTGGTTTCCATAGAAATGGTGTGGCTGAAAGCCCTTTATCACTTTATCTGTTGCCATATTGTTTCCACCTCAATCTTTTCAACTCTTCTATGGTGTGTATACTTGTGGACCTTCTCTTCTTTTGTTGTATTTATAGATTAAGCACACATGTATGTATCAAGATTGCATTTCATGCATACATTTGTTGTATTTATAGATTAAGCACACATTTATGTATCAAGATTTCATTTTATGCATAATTTGTAAAAAATCTATCTTAGAAACAATCCCCAAATCtaataatttccataaatacCTTATTTGCATCACCCATTTGTCCCACGAGCATATATTTTGATATGTAACATATTAAATCTGATTTAATGTCGTGTTTAAATAATAGATAACATGttacaaataaatttgattaatccttcatccgtctcattaagaatgaaatatttttctatttaggTTGTCtcaataaaaatgacatatttcctaaaataaaaacatcaccatctctctttttctctctacttaactTATAATACAATACCACATAAAACCATGTGCATgccgaaaaataaatattttatatttagtgTGTCAAAGAGagaatttattataattatgatttaaattaggtaGGAGATGGCCAGATGATATCCAGAAGAATCACACAAAACTATATACCTATGGTTTCGTTCCGTAGATTTTTCTGAGTAAATTAGTCATAGGTGATGTGGGATGATTAATTATGagatataatttaatattaatattatagaaACACGTCAAGACACATTGTCGCGgactaattttttaaaaacacaATCGAACAAGAGGTAAAATTAGTGATAACCTTTAATCAAGAGGTGAAATTAGTGATAACCTTTAATCACAAGTATTAATGGCAATCGAACTACCCATAAATGATTGTTTGCTTTTAGCAAACAGTAGATTAGAAGGTTACAAATGATTGTTTGCGTTGTAGCAAACAGTAGATTAGAAGGTTGCATTAAGCCATTTATTGTGAAATGATAATACAACAAATTAATCACAAGCACTCATTAGTTACaaattagtactccatccgtccacaataattgtcactcttttctatttcgatccgtcccacaataattattacacttcatttttaccataaatggtaagtagatctcccaatccactaactcatattttattatataatcaatataaaaaagtgggtctcattccactaacttttctaacaaacttttctttatatttcttaaaactcgtcccaaaataagagtgacaattattgtaagacggagggagtaattttttgaaaatctaGAGGCGGATTTGATTTGAATATAAGAAGAAATGGAGGGGTATGAAcgcataaagaaaaaaaatctttatATTGGTGTAACTCTTATCTGCCACGTAAGAAGCCCAATGTGGGACCCACGAACtcttataaaattttattcaacTCTATTCATCTTTCATTgggctctctctctctgtctgcTCAATTCCCACCGTCACACGGGTAAACATATTTCCTTTTCCTCTCCattcaatttttgtttttctttttattttacttgCATGAGCATGCATCTAGTTTACTACTGGATAGAGATATAATTTTTGTATTTCAATAATACGTAAGAAAATAATGAAACTGATTTCTGTATTTCCAATGAATTGAAGTAGTCCTATATATTCCTACTCCTACAAACAAGAGTGTGATTGGATAAGTTTTCTTCAAAATATGTTGTGTTTTATGTATTAGGACTTGTTTGATTGTTGAAATATGTACTATGTATTTGGTAGGGAGTGATAAGAAGATGGATTATGTGAATGGGCCCGGAAGGAACCACCTGTTTGTTCCGGGGCCTGTTAATATTCCGGATCAGGTTATCCGGGCAATGAGCAGAAACAACGAGGACTACCGCTCCCCGGCCATCCCTGCTCTCACTAAAACCTTGCTTGAGGATGTCAAGAAGATCTTCAAAACCACCTCTGGAACTCCTTTTCTCTTCCCTACTACAGGTCATATTACTTACTCtttttatgtgtatatatatatgaaatggTTATTCTGAGAAATTTGTTTAAATGACAACTATGAGAACCATATTTATTTCACatataaattaatatcaattgatatcacaaaatatatcaaatttctacttattatcatttaataatttatgaatattatttCCCGACTTAATATCAAATACTTGCTATCAAGAACTGATATGctgatttcatttttagttcattttagaaaatccAGATTTTAATAATACGGAGTTAAATTTTAGATCGTTCTTGTTCATGCTttctaaaataaactaaaacaaaCCAAAAATGAACTTCGTGTTGGTTGTAAGGTTCGATGCTAGGAATTAGTTTTGCATACATCACTATCCTAGTTTATTCTATGAAAATAAGTATAGAAATAATCCAAGGTTCTAGGAATCCTGTTTATATAGTCATCCAACATATGCATCTCTTTCATTGTGAGTTGGGAAGTTGATTGTCTATATGTTTTCAAATTAACTACACAAGGAACTCTACCATCTAAATTGGACATGCCAAATTTAAAAACAATCAAGACATTCCAATCAAATGAAGCTAGTTTATAATTGATTTAAAGGCTAATTAATATGACAAAATGGAACAGGCACGGGCGCGTGGGAGAGCGCCCTAACGAACACGCTCTCCCCAGGCGACCGGATCGTGTCGTTCCTGATTGGGCAGTTCAGCCTCCTGTGGATCGACCAGCAGCAGCGCCTCAACTTCAACGTGGACGTGGTCGAGAGCGAGTGGGGCCAGGGCGCCAATCTGGACGCCCTGGCCTCCAAGCTGGCCGAAGACAGGGCCCACACCATCAAGGCCATCTGCATCGTCCACAACGAGACGGCCACGGGCGTCACCAACAACCTGGCCACGGTGAGGAAGATCCTCAACCAGTACAACCACCCGGCCCTCTTCTTAGTGGACGGCGTGTCCTCCATCTGCGCCCTGGACTTCCGCATGGACGAGTGGGGCGTGGACGTGGCCCTCACCGGGTCCCAGAAGGCGCTCTCCCTCCCCACCGGGATTGGGATCGTGTGCGCCAGCCCCAAGGCGCTCGAGGCGTCCAAGAGCGCCAAATCGGTGCGAGTGTTCTTCGATTGGAAGGACTACTTGAAGTTCTACAAGATGGGGACTTATTGGCCCTACACACCTTCCATTCAACTGCTCTATGGATTGAGGGCAGCTCTTGATCTCTTGTTTGAGGAAGGACTTGACAATGTCATTGCCAGGCATAACCGCCTCGCCACTGCCACCAGGTATGTGTTAggaaaccaattggtgataggaggagcgACCTATGAGATGAGACTTAATTACTTATAGAATAGTTTCAGACTTTCAGCTCTCTTTTTGCACCGATATGAGATGTTATAGTTATACTATTATATGTATATGGTTGGATAGGCTGGCGGTGGATGCGTGGGGCCTGAAGAACTGCACGCAGAAGGAGGAGTGGCATAGCGACACGGTGACTGCAGTGGTGGTTCCAGAATACATAGACAGCTCGGAGATCGTGCGGAGCGCGTGGAAGCGCTACAACTTGAGCTTGGGGCTGGGCCTCAACAAGGTGGCTGGCAAGGTTTTCAGAATAGGCCATCTTGGCAACCTTAATGAGGTGTGTCTTGTCTTTCATCTATAATTCACATATATTCCCTTCGTCCACCAAATCCTGacatattttgtaattttgtggTATATGGTCATTAAAGACACATTTACCTTTTTTCACTTTTAGTAAGTGTGCCTCATACTCTACTAATTACTCATTACACTGACAttctactataaaattaatactccagtatataaaaattgaactcacatttcactattttttttcttcctccctcttatttatttatttttctcttcatctcttttaCCCATTTCTTTATCTCTTTCTTGCTTTACCAAATCATCTCTCTTAAAAACTGTGCATTAAAATTTGTCATTTTAAAAGTTTCTATTAGTATAGTATCCAATTATCATTGACATCTGCTGATTATTGATATTGCAGTTGCAACTATTGGGGTGTCTTGGCGGGGTGGAGATGGTGCTCAAGGACGTCGGATATCCGGTGAAGCTCGGAAGCGGCGTCGCTGCTGCGGCCACGTACTTACAAAACACCACCCCTTTGATCCCTTCAAGGATTTGATTTCTCACACATATTTTGCTTTTGTGATATGCTCTCATACTGTAAAAATTGCACCTTCATTTCCAACTCCTTATGCATGTATTCAGTTTATGTGTTCCTTAATGCAATGCAACTTTATTTGCAATAGCCAATAGCTATCGATTGAGTCGACTAGTTACTagccatattaaaaaaaatgaaaaagaaagttAGATTATGGTTTCAACGTGctaataaaatacaaactctaaatattgtataaacttcaaactatgatctggaccgttagaaaatgtcaacagatgagaAAAGTAACATTAACAAAAAATGTCATCACAGCATTAATTGTTGACACTGTGTTAACgtttttattgttattattttgtgaCTTTTGTCATATGTGACATTTTTAACGGTCCAGATTATAGTTTGGAGTATGTATAATATTTaaagtttgtatttgattacatagttCATACTGCTTTATTAAAGTGTGTCACTAGTTTTAGACCTTACTTTCCTAATTTTCTTATGTATCATTCAAATGTATAAaactttttcaaataaaaaaaggatATGTCGAGACATTTCTTGAATctgagaaaatgaaaatttattttcacACAGAATGATTCCTCAAAAtatcattatatatatttttgagtaGGTGATAGTGAGAAAACAATGAATAAgtatcaaatttatttttcgatgagagaaaaaggaaattattttaattgaaacataaatctcATTTTTAACATAAGAGATCTAGTTAATCATATCCATATAAGCATCATGAAATATGAAAAACAAACCCGAAATTGTGCAGAAAGAATATACCAATATTTGAAGAATTTCAGTGTAACTTTTGTATTCTTGTGAGATTTTCAGGAATATTGACTGCAATTAATTAAGAAAGctattaaaatttgaatattaatgAGCAGTTAAATCGAGACTAAGCATGAATGCAACGAATATTTATTCAAGAAACCAAATAATCAAATATTCAAAATCAAGCAGAAAAAGATTTGCAGATCAAACGgcaaacataattaaaatcatccagaaaataaaaatttgttcATCTCCATCCTTTTCTCGTTCCACTTTCTCTCTCTGTCTATACATGGTTTGAATTGAAGATTCGCTTCTTTCTCTACTTGAACTCACCGCCAAGTTGAGTGGGGGATGGAGCGTTGATGGTTCGATACAGAGAAAGGGGGTGTCAGGTTGAAACCTAATTTCTGAAAGGGGAAATTGACGAATAATCATGAGAGAAGGTATGGATTGTTATTTTTTCTAGTTTAATAACGTATCAGATCACGATTGGCTCGTGCTGTTGTTGGAGAACTTGATTTAGTTGGATTTCTGAGTTTAATTTTGAGATTTTGGTTGCGCAATGTCGTTGTGCGTGGAATTTTGGTGCGAGAAACACAAACACCTTTTAATAAGTGCGAATTGGATGGGAGCTAAATAAGTGTTGCGTGGGTGCATGCAACACGTGAGAAGTAGAGGATCAAATTTACCATACGCGCGGCACGTGGATCATGAATCATGAAGTTAGTTAGATTGTTATTGTGATTGTTATTCCGTACATGCAGCATATATAAGCTGCTTCCTTCATTGTATTTGGAATTATTGATGAATTAATGCAATTTACTTCCCCCTCATCTCTCTCGTCTTCTCCTAGTAGCTCTCTGCGTATAGGTGCGATCTCGGTCACCGTTCCGGTCATCGGAGACCCCGGTCTTGCACCAAGTGGTATCAGTTTTTCAGATCCTGTTCCTGTGATGGTTGAGACTCGCTCCGGCGACATGCGTCGTTTGGAGGAGATGCTCGCGGCCTCCATGGCTGATCTCTCCAATCGCTTTGCCGATTCTGATCGGAGACGTGAAGAGCTTGACAAGCTCCGAGACACCTCTGATGGCTCTCGCGATATGGCGATGAAGGAACTTCGCGACGGTCTCATTGCTCTGCAACTCCAACAGAACGAGATCTTCACTCGTTTCGCTCAGCCAGCTAATGGCAATGCAGCTGGGCAATTTGCTGGTGGTGCTCCGATTGGCCAATTCGGTGGTGGCCCTCAACAGCGCCAACAATACTTCGCTACGCGTCAATCGAAGGTCGGCTTCCCGATCTTCGCCGGCGAGGACTTAGCCGGATGGATCCTACGCTGCGATCACTTCTTCACGGTGGATCTGACACCGGAGGATTCTAAGGTACGTTTGGCCGTGATCAATTTTGAGGGTCGGGCTCTTCAGTGGTTCCAGAATTGGTCTAAGTATCAGGAACATGCTATGGCCACGCCTTGGCCTCTATTTTTGCAAGCTTTGGAGGGACGATTTGGTGATCACCTGCTGGGTGACCCTATGACCGAGTTGTTGTCCCTCAAGCAGACCGGATCGTTCTCTGATTACCATGACAAGTTCGAGTTACTTCTGGGCCGGGTATCTCTCTCTGAACCTTATGCTATAAGTCATTTTATTAACGGCTTGCGCCCGTATGTTCAGAAGGTTGTTCGTTTGTTTATGCCTCAAACCTTGGTTCATGCGTATGCCTTAGCTAGACTTCAGGAGATGTCTAGTTCAGGAAGGGAGGGATTTGCTCAGGTTCATAAGGGAAGCAGGGGTTCTGAACTGAAATCATCAGGATCGGGTGTGACTACTACCCCTCTTTTACCCACCCCATCTATGCCTACTATCCGGAGTAGGAGACTATTAACCCCTGAGGAGATGGCTGATAGAAGGGCCAGAGGTTTGTGCTACGGCTGCGATGAAAAATTTGAGCGTGGTCATGTATGTGCTAAGAAGCAATTATTTCTATTAGAATTGGAGGAGGGATGGGAAGGAGCTGATTCTGATGCTACTGATAATTCCCCTGATGAGGGTGTTGAGGATGATAACCCTTTAATCTCTATTCATGCCATTAGTGGCTCGGTTTCTAGAGGATTTCGAACCATGAGAATCACAGGAAGGGTGGGCAAGAAGGCTGTGCATATCTTAATTGATTCTGGCAGCACACACAATTTCTTGGACTTGCAGTTAGCCAAACGCTTGGGCCTTCCCTTAACACAGGTCAGACCAGTCATGGTTGATGTGGCTGATGGGAACCGATTGGAGTGCAACTCCATGTGCAAGGGCTTGAAATGGGTGCTGAGGAACACTAAATTTATCACGGATGTTTTGTTGTTGCCCTTGGGCAGCTGTGATATGGTTTTAGGAATTCAATGGTTGGAGACTTTGGGAGTTATTCACTGGGATTTTAAACACTTAGTGATGGAGTTTAGCTTGCAGGGAAGGAAACATGTGCTACGTGGGGGCCAATCAGACCACATGGTTCAAACTGTCTCTGAGAAAGAAATGAACAAGCTCATTTCTCACAGCCACGATGTTCAGCTCTGTTGTATCAGAGTTACTGAAGAGAACCATCCTTCCTTGCTGTCTCTGGAAGGGGATGAAGCATTAGATGGAGTTTGTCATGATATTCGGCAGTTCTTGGATGGTCAGGAGGCTGTTTTTGCTGAGCCAACTGCCCTCCCTCCCATGCGTTCTCACAACCACCAGATTGTGCTCACTAATGGAAGCTCACCAGTCAACTCTAGACCATATAGACACACGGCCCTACAGAAGAATATCATTGAGAAGATGGTTGTTGATCTACTGAGGCAGGGGTTCATTCAACCAAGCACTAGTCCCTTTTCTTCCCCGGTGGTGTTGGTTAAGAAGAAGGACGGGTCATGGCGAATGTGTGTTGACTATCGGAGGCTAAATAAGATCACTGTGAAAGACAAATATCCCATTCCATTGATTGATGAACTCCTAGAGGAGTTACATGGGGCTGCTATATTTTCCAAAATCGACTTGAGGGCCGGCTATCACCAGATACGGATGAAGTTGGAAGACATTCCCAAGACAGCTTTTAAGACGCATGATGGCCACTACGAATTCAcggtgatgccttttggactcaCAAATGCTCCGGCAACCTTTCAAGGTCTTATGAATGACATCTTCCGGCCCTACTTGAGGAAGTGTGTTTTGGTTTTTTTTGATGACATCTTAATTTACAGTAAGGATGAGGAAGCACACCTAGCTCACTTGAAATTGGTTTTTGAGAAACTCAGGGAGCATTCTTTGTTTGCTAAGAGGAGCAAATGTGACTTCTCGAGGGAGAGAATTGAATACTTAGGGCACATCATCTCTAAGGAAGGGGTAGCCACTGATCCAAGGAAGCTGCAGGCAATGCAAGAATGGCCGGTCCCCTCTGACATTACCAAGCTAAGAGGCTTTTTGGGGCTTACTGGTTACTACAGGAAATTCATTAGGAACTATGGAATTATTTGCAAACCACTCACTGATCTTTTGAAGAAGGATGCATTCAAATGGAGTGATGAGGCAGAGTCAGCTTTTCTGGAATTAAAAAGAGCCATGATGAGCCCCCCGGTGTTATCCTTACCTGACTTTTCATTACCCTTTATTGTGGAGACTGATGCATCCAGTTACGGTATTGGGGCAGTTCTGATGCAAAAAGGGCATCCCCTTGCTTTCATCAGCAAGACCCTCTCCTCAAAACATAAGCAGCTGTCAGTGTATGATAAAGAGCTTTTGGCCATTGTGTTTGCTGTCACACATTGGAGTCACTACTTAGGGAATCATCCGTTTGAAGTTCGAACTGACCACAAGACTTTAGCTCATCTTATGAAGCAGAAACTCTCCACTCCTGGCCAGCTGAGTTGGCTATCTAAATTGATggcttttgattttgaaattaccTATAAGAAAGGGGCTGAGAATGTAGTAGCGGATGCCCTATCTAGAGTGCATTCTTCTGATATTTTGTGTATGGCCATAACCTCTGTTTCTACAGATTTGTACCCACTGGTTGAGGCTACATGGACCTCTGATCCTCAGCTGCAAAAAGTGATATATGAGCTGCAACAGAATCAGCAGCAACACTCCAAATATTCATGGATTGGGAACCAGTTGAGACGAAAAGGCAGATTGGTTGTGGGCAATGATGAGGCCCTCAGGTT
It contains:
- the LOC121762328 gene encoding serine--glyoxylate aminotransferase-like is translated as MDYVNGPGRNHLFVPGPVNIPDQVIRAMSRNNEDYRSPAIPALTKTLLEDVKKIFKTTSGTPFLFPTTGTGAWESALTNTLSPGDRIVSFLIGQFSLLWIDQQQRLNFNVDVVESEWGQGANLDALASKLAEDRAHTIKAICIVHNETATGVTNNLATVRKILNQYNHPALFLVDGVSSICALDFRMDEWGVDVALTGSQKALSLPTGIGIVCASPKALEASKSAKSVRVFFDWKDYLKFYKMGTYWPYTPSIQLLYGLRAALDLLFEEGLDNVIARHNRLATATRLAVDAWGLKNCTQKEEWHSDTVTAVVVPEYIDSSEIVRSAWKRYNLSLGLGLNKVAGKVFRIGHLGNLNELQLLGCLGGVEMVLKDVGYPVKLGSGVAAAATYLQNTTPLIPSRI